A stretch of the Brachyspira hampsonii genome encodes the following:
- a CDS encoding ABC-F family ATP-binding cassette domain-containing protein, with translation MAKSIINIVNISKRFVHKVLLDNVNLLIEEKSKIGMIGRNGAGKTTLLKILMGLEEADDGEIIFSDDVKIGYLRQQGDFDDNEKVIDYLTRVTSKESWKCSKIASRFGIDHIKVNNNLGSLSSGYRMRVKLAEMMLYEPNFLILDEPSNFLDLNTLIDLENFLTDYNGGFLIVSHDREFLKTTCEKTIEMENGKITYFPGNIEDYFEYKEEKEYTIKKYNKNIEERKAHLERFVERFRYKATKAKAVQSRIKQIEKLKTIEITHPAKNVRIKLPEVPEKKGFALISDDLAVGYGEKIVAESGRIEIPRGSRVAVLGQNGEGKTTFLRTIAGRLDPVSGTYNYSYGIKIAYFGEDTYKNVTSNDTVLSYLKKNAKQGLLTQELLTLLGSFLFSGDDVNKDVKVLSGGEMARLSLLAAITQCADVLILDEPTNHLDFETVEALASSLRDYGGTIFFTSHDRTFASLLADTIIEVKDKKLSLYSGDYEAYVYRVRLEALEEEEKELEYQNKSNVKENSDDKNANNYEERKKMRNKLSKCESMLKKYEKQIEDYKKEEADILKFFETASSYDDDKSKRLLEVKKLIEETENEWLLTNEEIDNIKAVL, from the coding sequence ATGGCCAAAAGTATTATAAATATAGTTAACATATCTAAAAGATTTGTTCATAAAGTTCTGCTTGATAATGTCAATTTGCTTATAGAAGAGAAATCCAAAATAGGCATGATAGGAAGAAACGGAGCAGGCAAAACTACTCTTTTAAAAATCCTTATGGGGCTTGAAGAAGCTGATGACGGAGAGATAATATTTTCTGATGATGTAAAAATAGGATATCTTCGTCAGCAGGGAGATTTTGACGATAATGAGAAGGTAATAGATTATCTTACAAGAGTTACATCAAAAGAATCTTGGAAATGCTCTAAAATAGCCAGCAGATTTGGAATAGATCATATAAAAGTTAATAATAATTTGGGAAGTTTATCAAGCGGATATAGAATGCGTGTAAAACTTGCTGAGATGATGCTTTATGAGCCTAATTTTTTAATACTAGATGAACCTTCAAACTTCTTGGATTTAAATACATTGATAGATTTGGAAAATTTTTTAACAGATTATAACGGAGGTTTTTTAATAGTTTCGCATGATAGAGAATTTCTTAAAACAACATGCGAAAAAACTATAGAAATGGAGAATGGAAAAATAACTTATTTTCCAGGTAATATAGAAGACTATTTTGAATATAAAGAGGAAAAAGAGTATACAATAAAAAAGTATAATAAAAATATAGAGGAGAGAAAAGCACATTTAGAAAGATTTGTTGAAAGATTCAGATATAAAGCTACGAAAGCAAAAGCTGTACAGTCTCGCATAAAGCAGATAGAAAAATTAAAAACTATAGAAATTACTCACCCTGCAAAAAATGTTAGGATAAAACTTCCGGAAGTTCCAGAGAAAAAAGGTTTTGCTCTTATATCTGATGATTTGGCTGTAGGATACGGAGAAAAAATAGTTGCTGAAAGCGGAAGAATAGAAATACCTAGAGGAAGCAGAGTAGCTGTTCTAGGACAAAACGGAGAAGGTAAAACTACTTTTTTAAGAACCATAGCAGGCAGACTTGATCCTGTATCCGGTACTTATAATTATTCTTATGGTATAAAGATAGCATATTTCGGAGAGGATACATATAAAAATGTAACTTCAAATGATACAGTATTATCTTATCTAAAGAAGAATGCCAAACAAGGATTATTGACTCAGGAACTTTTAACTCTTTTGGGAAGTTTTTTATTTTCAGGAGATGATGTTAATAAAGATGTAAAAGTTTTAAGCGGAGGAGAGATGGCTAGGCTTTCACTTCTTGCTGCTATTACACAATGTGCTGATGTGCTTATATTGGATGAGCCTACTAACCATTTAGATTTTGAAACTGTTGAGGCACTTGCTTCTTCTTTAAGAGATTATGGCGGAACAATATTTTTTACTTCGCATGACAGAACTTTTGCTAGTTTGCTTGCTGATACAATTATAGAAGTTAAAGATAAAAAACTTTCTCTTTATTCAGGCGATTATGAAGCTTATGTTTATAGAGTAAGGCTGGAAGCTTTAGAGGAAGAAGAAAAAGAATTAGAGTATCAAAATAAAAGTAATGTTAAAGAAAATAGCGATGATAAAAATGCTAACAATTATGAAGAAAGAAAAAAGATGAGAAATAAACTTTCTAAATGTGAATCTATGCTTAAAAAATATGAGAAGCAGATAGAAGATTATAAAAAAGAAGAGGCGGATATATTAAAATTTTTTGAAACTGCTTCTAGTTATGATGATGATAAAAGTAAGAGATTATTAGAAGTAAAAAAATTGATAGAAGAAACGGAAAATGAATGGCTTTTAACTAATGAAGAGATAGATAATATAAAGGCTGTATTGTAA
- a CDS encoding amidohydrolase yields the protein MRIFKNAKIYSMDKNDSIYEALAVENGRISFAGTNEEVLKKYADAEDIIDLEGRTVIPGFNDSCVNFVGFARFNTMLNLSKCESIREVIELAKNAEKYEGWIIGWGWNQDYFEEKRMLNKNDLDSISSEFPVAFRRVCGEMIVANSKALEICGITEKMKSDSIDFENGLISSKDMILILSKIKSLEIDTLKSIILDTQEEFFKMGITSVQTDDLRSLPDFDYRKIIDAYQKLHREKKLKIRVCEQAQFINKKDIDDFREYYYYQYINDERFKVARIKLIIDGGIGSRTAFLRDDYNDAKGFRGVTQYKQEELDELVEYANSLDYSLAIQATGDGAIDMALNSIEKIKDTKDFKYRRNGLVYAQITDKQLFERMKELNVGIYYQPIFLHYDMHIVENRVGKEKSSTCYAYKTAKDMGVHIGFGSSGPVDDISVMEGIHCAVNREDLNGWPENGWMPQEKITVKDAVYLYTMGSAYMSSEDNIKGSIEEDKLADFVVLDRDIFEVDTKEIKDIKILKTIIDGDIVYSA from the coding sequence ATGAGAATTTTTAAGAATGCCAAAATATACTCTATGGATAAAAATGACAGTATTTATGAGGCTTTAGCTGTTGAAAACGGCAGAATATCATTTGCGGGCACTAATGAAGAAGTATTAAAAAAATATGCAGATGCTGAAGATATTATTGATTTAGAAGGCAGAACTGTTATACCGGGATTTAATGACAGCTGTGTTAATTTTGTAGGTTTTGCCCGTTTTAATACTATGCTTAATTTGAGTAAATGTGAGTCTATAAGAGAAGTTATTGAATTAGCTAAAAATGCTGAAAAATATGAAGGCTGGATTATAGGTTGGGGTTGGAATCAGGATTATTTTGAAGAGAAAAGAATGCTTAATAAGAATGATTTAGACAGCATATCTAGTGAATTTCCTGTAGCCTTTAGAAGGGTATGCGGTGAAATGATAGTTGCAAATAGTAAGGCACTTGAAATTTGCGGTATTACTGAAAAAATGAAATCTGACAGTATAGATTTTGAAAACGGACTTATAAGTTCTAAAGATATGATATTAATTTTATCAAAAATTAAGTCATTAGAAATAGATACTTTAAAATCAATAATATTAGATACTCAGGAAGAATTTTTTAAAATGGGTATAACTTCTGTGCAGACAGATGATTTGAGAAGTTTACCTGATTTTGATTATAGAAAGATTATAGATGCTTATCAAAAACTTCATAGAGAGAAAAAATTAAAAATCAGAGTATGCGAGCAGGCACAGTTTATCAATAAAAAAGATATAGATGATTTTAGAGAATATTATTATTATCAATATATTAATGATGAAAGATTCAAAGTGGCTCGTATAAAACTTATTATAGACGGCGGTATAGGTTCAAGGACTGCATTTTTAAGAGATGATTATAATGATGCTAAAGGTTTCAGAGGTGTTACACAGTATAAACAGGAAGAACTTGATGAATTAGTAGAATATGCTAATAGCTTGGACTATTCTTTGGCTATACAGGCTACGGGAGATGGTGCTATTGATATGGCATTAAATTCAATAGAAAAAATAAAAGATACCAAAGATTTTAAATATAGAAGAAATGGTTTGGTATATGCTCAAATAACAGATAAACAATTATTTGAAAGAATGAAGGAATTGAATGTGGGTATATATTATCAGCCTATATTCCTTCATTATGATATGCATATTGTTGAAAATAGGGTGGGTAAAGAAAAATCTTCTACTTGTTATGCTTATAAAACTGCTAAAGATATGGGAGTACATATTGGATTCGGATCATCAGGACCTGTAGATGATATTAGTGTTATGGAAGGCATACATTGTGCTGTTAATAGAGAGGATTTAAATGGCTGGCCTGAAAATGGATGGATGCCTCAGGAAAAAATTACAGTAAAAGATGCGGTTTATTTATATACTATGGGAAGTGCTTATATGTCTTCTGAAGATAATATTAAAGGTAGCATTGAAGAAGATAAATTAGCTGACTTTGTTGTTCTAGATAGGGATATATTTGAGGTTGACACGAAAGAAATAAAAGATATTAAGATATTAAAAACTATAATTGACGGAGATATAGTTTATAGTGCTTAA
- the murD gene encoding UDP-N-acetylmuramoyl-L-alanine--D-glutamate ligase → MILDLNKTYIKVLKKQNILILGATVRSGVSIANILYDININFDANIKYALSDSKTEEELKESIEELKDKNIKLFFGNQEISILDGITLIIISPGIPHTIEIVKEAKRRKIKIIGEIEFAYNFLPNRNYIAVTGTDGKTTTVTLVHKIISSYKKARLVGNVGNTFSKEIETIEPEEDIVLELSSFQLETVEKFHAHIAAVLNIAEDHLDRYKDIDDYFNTKKKIAINQNKNDFLILNYDNIYTNIWYNELHNNCKMKLLTFSLKSKFATIYYNEEDDYIYYENEKLFSIASRKLIGKHNIANILAAVLICLKDNIPLDIIEKIVNNFKGIEHRVELVAEINGVKYINDSKATSMNSVMSALKSFDKDIILIMGGRNKNIDFTSLNNIIESRVKKLILIGEAAEALNEMIHFENKIIIKDFTDAFYYASAISINGDTVLLSPGCASFDMFKNYEERGKYFKSLVYKLIEISKE, encoded by the coding sequence ATGATTCTCGATTTGAATAAAACATATATAAAAGTCTTAAAAAAACAAAATATTTTGATATTGGGTGCTACTGTAAGAAGCGGAGTAAGTATAGCTAACATATTATATGATATTAATATCAATTTTGATGCTAATATTAAATATGCCTTAAGTGATAGTAAAACAGAAGAAGAACTTAAAGAGAGTATAGAAGAATTAAAAGATAAAAATATTAAATTATTTTTTGGAAATCAGGAAATATCTATTTTAGATGGTATAACTCTTATAATAATTTCCCCGGGTATTCCGCATACTATAGAGATAGTAAAAGAAGCTAAAAGAAGAAAAATAAAAATAATTGGTGAAATTGAGTTTGCATATAATTTTCTTCCTAATAGAAATTATATTGCAGTAACAGGTACTGATGGAAAAACTACTACTGTTACGCTTGTTCATAAAATAATAAGTTCATATAAAAAGGCAAGACTTGTAGGTAATGTCGGAAATACTTTTTCAAAAGAGATTGAAACTATAGAACCAGAAGAAGATATTGTATTGGAGCTTTCTAGTTTTCAATTAGAGACAGTTGAAAAATTTCATGCTCATATAGCTGCTGTATTGAATATTGCCGAAGATCATCTTGACAGGTACAAAGATATAGATGATTATTTTAATACAAAAAAGAAAATAGCTATTAATCAAAATAAAAATGATTTTCTCATACTAAATTATGATAATATTTATACTAATATTTGGTATAATGAACTTCATAATAACTGCAAGATGAAACTTTTAACTTTTTCATTAAAAAGCAAATTTGCAACTATTTATTATAATGAAGAAGATGACTATATATATTATGAGAATGAAAAATTATTTTCTATAGCAAGCAGAAAATTAATAGGTAAACATAATATAGCAAATATATTGGCAGCGGTTTTAATATGTTTAAAAGATAATATACCGCTCGATATAATAGAAAAAATTGTAAATAATTTCAAAGGCATAGAACATAGAGTTGAATTAGTTGCTGAGATAAATGGGGTAAAATATATAAATGATTCAAAAGCCACATCAATGAATTCTGTAATGAGTGCTTTAAAATCTTTTGATAAAGATATTATTCTTATAATGGGCGGCAGAAATAAGAATATAGATTTTACTTCTTTAAATAATATCATAGAAAGCAGAGTAAAAAAATTAATACTTATAGGAGAGGCTGCAGAAGCTCTTAATGAGATGATACATTTTGAGAATAAGATCATTATAAAAGATTTTACAGATGCTTTTTATTATGCTTCAGCAATATCAATAAATGGAGATACTGTTTTACTTTCTCCGGGATGTGCAAGTTTTGATATGTTTAAAAATTATGAAGAGAGGGGAAAATATTTCAAGAGTTTGGTATATAAACTTATAGAAATTTCAAAAGAATAA
- a CDS encoding PhzF family phenazine biosynthesis protein: protein MNNYSFKQYITDAFTDKVFRGNPAAICLLNKWLSDDMMLNIAKENNLSETAFVLENNNYYELRWFTPGGEIDLCGHATLASAYILMNIVDNKLNNISFKTKSGVLNVIKNNDLYEMDFPAYELTKIDVTDEMEHAIGFKPLEAYIGRDLLCVLENENQVFEANINIEKVKNLQGLLLHITSKGSEYDCVTRSFAPKLNVYEDPVCGSGHCHVVPLWAYKLCKKDILAFQASKRGGVLYCSLNGNRVKLSGKAVLYSRAEIYIPQI, encoded by the coding sequence ATGAATAATTATTCATTTAAACAATATATTACGGATGCATTTACTGATAAAGTCTTTAGAGGAAATCCAGCCGCTATTTGTTTATTAAATAAATGGCTTTCAGATGATATGATGCTTAATATTGCAAAAGAGAATAATCTTTCTGAAACTGCATTTGTATTAGAAAATAATAATTATTATGAACTTAGATGGTTTACTCCGGGCGGCGAAATAGATTTATGCGGACATGCAACTTTGGCATCAGCATATATACTAATGAATATAGTTGATAATAAGTTAAATAATATATCTTTCAAAACTAAAAGCGGAGTCTTAAATGTTATTAAAAATAATGATTTATATGAAATGGACTTTCCAGCTTATGAATTAACAAAAATAGATGTTACAGATGAAATGGAACATGCTATCGGATTTAAACCTTTAGAAGCATATATCGGCAGAGATTTATTATGTGTGCTTGAAAATGAAAATCAAGTTTTTGAGGCAAATATTAATATCGAAAAGGTAAAAAATCTTCAGGGACTTTTATTACATATAACTTCTAAAGGTTCTGAATATGATTGTGTTACAAGAAGTTTTGCTCCTAAATTGAATGTTTATGAAGATCCTGTTTGCGGTTCAGGACATTGTCATGTTGTTCCTTTATGGGCATATAAGTTATGTAAAAAAGATATCTTAGCATTTCAAGCTTCTAAAAGAGGTGGTGTATTATATTGCAGCCTTAATGGAAATCGTGTCAAATTATCAGGAAAAGCTGTATTATATTCTCGTGCTGAAATATATATACCCCAAATTTAA
- a CDS encoding ABC transporter ATP-binding protein, producing MGDIIELKDVHKSFGTQKVLNGVNLKVNRGETLSVIGNSGCGKSVLIKHLMGLLQPDSGTILVDGQDINKISDNELTEVRKKFAMVFQGAALFDSLNVYENVSFGLRRIKKDIPEERIRVKVAEVLEMVGMPNIEHKMPSELSGGMKKRVGLARAIAMDPEILLYDEPTTGLDPVMSRVIDDLIVKMQSILNVTSIVITHDMTSVFRMSDRVVMLYKGQIIEGGDPDHLHETDNPHLKFFFMSSIAKKGEDIESIRPKD from the coding sequence ATGGGTGATATAATAGAATTAAAGGATGTACATAAGAGCTTCGGTACTCAGAAGGTTCTTAATGGTGTTAATCTTAAAGTTAACAGAGGTGAAACCTTATCGGTTATAGGAAATTCCGGATGCGGTAAAAGCGTTCTTATAAAGCATTTAATGGGATTGCTTCAGCCGGACAGCGGTACTATATTAGTAGACGGACAGGATATTAATAAAATTTCTGATAATGAACTTACAGAAGTAAGAAAAAAATTTGCTATGGTATTTCAAGGGGCTGCTTTATTTGATTCATTAAATGTGTATGAAAATGTTAGTTTCGGACTTAGAAGAATAAAGAAAGATATTCCTGAAGAAAGAATAAGGGTAAAAGTTGCAGAAGTTCTTGAAATGGTTGGAATGCCTAATATAGAACATAAAATGCCTTCAGAACTTTCCGGAGGAATGAAAAAACGTGTAGGATTGGCTAGGGCTATAGCAATGGATCCTGAAATACTGCTTTATGATGAACCTACAACAGGTTTAGATCCGGTTATGTCTAGGGTTATAGATGATTTAATAGTAAAGATGCAGTCTATTCTTAATGTTACTAGTATAGTTATTACGCATGATATGACTAGTGTATTCAGAATGTCTGATAGAGTTGTTATGCTCTATAAAGGACAAATTATAGAGGGAGGAGATCCGGATCATTTGCATGAGACAGATAATCCTCATTTGAAATTTTTCTTTATGAGCAGTATAGCAAAAAAAGGAGAGGATATAGAGAGTATTAGACCAAAGGATTAA
- a CDS encoding phosphatidate cytidylyltransferase gives MKKRLISVCLTLPLFLIIMFYDKVIYLFHLAILSISILSASEIFYMAKVHRQKNLRTVITTMIAMVLGYIITICDVNVFKGDFSNLYKIVETKHPSMDLSLVMVFALIATLFIINMFKVHVSTFEEKGRAILTAVFCFIYVGLGVWHISLMRFMPSGKYYIVFILLCAWFSDTGGYIVGRKFGKHKLSNSASPNKSYEGLLGMFIFTIPLSILYYFLYSKGYLSFLLGKNMPNFSFLQLMLLTVIFTFTGFLGDMGESLIKRMYDTKDSSKLFPGHGGVFDIFDSVILTAPISYYVFLLIQ, from the coding sequence ATGAAGAAAAGACTTATATCTGTATGTTTAACATTGCCATTATTTCTTATTATAATGTTTTATGATAAAGTTATATATTTATTTCATTTGGCTATATTATCTATATCTATTTTAAGTGCATCAGAAATATTCTACATGGCTAAAGTTCATAGGCAAAAAAATTTGAGAACTGTAATAACAACTATGATAGCTATGGTATTAGGTTATATTATAACTATATGCGATGTAAATGTATTTAAAGGCGATTTCTCCAATCTTTACAAAATAGTAGAAACTAAACATCCTTCTATGGATTTATCATTGGTAATGGTTTTTGCTTTGATAGCTACACTATTTATCATTAATATGTTTAAAGTTCATGTATCCACATTTGAAGAAAAAGGAAGGGCTATATTAACTGCTGTTTTCTGCTTTATATATGTTGGCTTAGGAGTATGGCATATATCACTTATGCGTTTTATGCCTAGCGGAAAATATTATATAGTATTCATTTTATTATGTGCTTGGTTCAGCGATACAGGAGGATATATTGTAGGAAGAAAATTTGGAAAGCACAAATTATCAAATAGTGCTTCTCCAAATAAAAGTTATGAAGGCTTACTCGGTATGTTTATATTTACTATACCGCTTTCAATACTATATTATTTCTTATATTCAAAAGGATATTTATCTTTTTTACTTGGAAAAAATATGCCTAATTTCTCTTTTCTCCAATTAATGTTATTAACTGTAATATTCACATTTACAGGCTTTTTAGGTGATATGGGTGAAAGTTTAATAAAAAGAATGTATGACACTAAAGACTCAAGTAAGTTATTTCCAGGACATGGAGGAGTATTCGACATATTCGATAGTGTAATACTTACTGCCCCAATATCATACTATGTATTTCTATTAATACAATAA
- a CDS encoding type I phosphomannose isomerase catalytic subunit, with protein MYLLEFKEIEKEVIWGGNYLASVYSKPFDKNKTIGESWEICDLPNDNNIVSNGELKGKTLSYLVKEYRFELLGTKCKDNYFPLLIKLIDAKDKLSIQVHPDEEYANKRHNKHGKNEMWYVMETYGDAKLLIGLKENISKEDLIKSFNNNENIEGMFNYFDIKKGDAFYIPSGCIHAILGNVVIAEIQTPSDVTYRLYDWNRVDKNGKFRELHIEDSFNVIKDINAFDLKSDKKNRLKNEKLEINIVFSNDYFTAEEYIINGDYSSKTSKESFELIIVIEGNGSIESDIPNNIIKLNIGKTVLIPASLGNYFIKTDGIIKILRVTL; from the coding sequence ATGTATTTATTAGAATTTAAAGAAATAGAAAAAGAAGTTATTTGGGGCGGTAATTATCTTGCTTCTGTATATTCAAAACCATTTGATAAAAATAAGACTATAGGCGAAAGTTGGGAAATTTGTGATTTGCCTAATGACAATAATATTGTATCCAATGGAGAGTTAAAAGGAAAAACTCTATCTTATTTGGTAAAAGAATACAGATTTGAACTTTTGGGAACAAAGTGTAAGGATAATTATTTCCCATTACTTATAAAATTAATTGATGCAAAAGACAAATTATCAATACAAGTTCACCCAGATGAAGAATATGCCAATAAAAGACATAATAAACATGGTAAAAATGAAATGTGGTATGTTATGGAAACTTACGGCGATGCCAAGCTTCTTATTGGACTTAAAGAAAATATTTCAAAAGAAGATTTAATAAAATCTTTTAATAATAATGAAAATATAGAGGGTATGTTCAATTATTTTGATATAAAAAAAGGAGATGCTTTTTATATACCTAGCGGCTGTATACATGCCATACTTGGTAATGTTGTTATAGCGGAGATACAAACACCTAGTGATGTAACATATAGGCTTTATGATTGGAATAGAGTTGATAAGAACGGAAAATTTAGAGAACTTCATATAGAAGATTCATTTAATGTTATAAAAGATATTAATGCTTTCGATTTGAAATCTGATAAAAAAAATCGTTTAAAAAATGAAAAATTGGAAATTAATATAGTATTTTCTAATGATTATTTTACAGCAGAAGAATATATTATAAATGGAGATTATTCTTCAAAAACCAGCAAAGAAAGTTTTGAATTAATTATCGTTATTGAAGGAAATGGTTCTATAGAATCTGATATTCCAAATAATATTATTAAACTTAATATCGGAAAAACAGTTTTGATTCCTGCTAGTTTGGGAAATTATTTTATTAAAACAGATGGTATTATAAAAATTTTGAGGGTAACTTTATAA
- a CDS encoding isoprenyl transferase gives MITDEPNIPVHVAIIMDGNGRWAKSHHKSRSFGHRAGSENVINIVEACCELNIKYLTLYAFSTENWKRPEEEKKALFKLLKEFYKKEIKRLISNNILVKHIGDITAFPKDTIETIEETEKETLEKCKNPILTVILALNYGFRDELKNALKNICYDAKNNKIDIENIDENFIQNYLYTKEIPDPDLLIRTSGEYRLSNFLMYQASYSELYFTDILWPDFSKEYFKKAIEEYSNRNRRYGGL, from the coding sequence ATGATTACTGATGAGCCGAATATACCTGTACATGTGGCTATAATCATGGATGGCAATGGGAGATGGGCTAAATCTCATCATAAAAGCAGAAGTTTTGGACATAGAGCTGGAAGCGAAAATGTAATTAATATAGTAGAAGCATGCTGTGAATTAAATATAAAATATTTAACTTTATATGCGTTCTCCACAGAAAATTGGAAAAGACCTGAGGAAGAAAAAAAAGCATTATTTAAATTATTAAAAGAATTCTACAAAAAAGAAATTAAAAGACTTATTTCAAACAATATTTTAGTAAAACATATAGGCGATATTACAGCATTTCCAAAAGATACTATAGAAACAATAGAAGAAACAGAAAAAGAAACTCTTGAAAAATGTAAAAATCCAATACTAACTGTTATATTAGCTTTAAATTACGGCTTCAGAGATGAATTAAAAAATGCTTTAAAAAATATATGCTATGATGCTAAAAATAATAAAATAGACATAGAAAATATTGATGAAAACTTTATTCAAAATTACCTGTATACAAAAGAAATACCCGATCCGGATCTTTTGATAAGAACTTCAGGAGAATACAGATTAAGTAATTTTTTAATGTATCAGGCATCATATAGCGAATTATACTTTACAGATATATTATGGCCGGACTTTTCTAAAGAATATTTCAAAAAGGCTATAGAAGAATACTCAAATAGAAATAGAAGATATGGAGGTCTATAA
- the frr gene encoding ribosome recycling factor, which produces MSKESYKDRMEKAVSSLQNDLKGIRTGRANASILDGVKVEAYGSSMPLKQVGNVSTPDSRTIMIQPFDKGLVSDIEKAILKADLGFNPFNDGGNIRIVVPELTKERREELKKGVRHRGEEAKIAVRNIRRDENDKIKKELKDKTITEDESKSQEKKIQNDTDSYIKKIDEMITTKEKELDTI; this is translated from the coding sequence ATGTCAAAAGAATCATATAAAGATAGAATGGAAAAAGCGGTTTCAAGTTTACAAAATGATTTAAAAGGTATAAGAACAGGAAGAGCTAACGCTTCTATATTGGACGGAGTAAAAGTAGAGGCTTATGGAAGCAGTATGCCACTAAAACAAGTAGGAAATGTTTCTACCCCAGATTCAAGAACTATTATGATACAGCCATTCGATAAAGGTTTAGTAAGCGACATAGAAAAAGCTATATTAAAAGCCGATTTAGGTTTTAATCCTTTCAATGACGGCGGAAATATAAGAATAGTAGTGCCGGAACTTACTAAAGAAAGAAGAGAAGAGCTTAAGAAAGGGGTAAGACATAGAGGTGAAGAAGCTAAAATAGCTGTACGAAATATAAGAAGAGATGAAAATGATAAAATAAAAAAAGAATTAAAAGATAAAACTATTACTGAAGATGAATCAAAATCTCAGGAGAAGAAAATACAGAATGATACAGATTCATATATAAAAAAAATAGATGAAATGATTACTACAAAAGAAAAAGAATTAGATACTATATGA
- a CDS encoding MlaD family protein, whose amino-acid sequence MKNKIKLGVFFIATFIIFVGAIILLGKIKLKGDGYRLYVDYVFIGDLQENGKVSYRGGGIQIGFIEKIAINPDGTIRVTLFITDKNVIIPVGTRFSIQTVGLGLGEKYIMVSPPAINTTGMTSMAPNTIVKGVEPFSIETTLGSIGDIGKDLNFQELSAVVSNLSQTINLISAVIVDNQTNINDSISNVSATLSYVNNIARDLSYVINDVEKGKGTIGAIMKDPQIHTNFNEIVDNLRVFSEKIKDNPSLLLFREPETKK is encoded by the coding sequence ATGAAAAATAAAATTAAATTAGGTGTATTTTTTATTGCTACATTTATTATATTTGTAGGAGCTATAATATTATTGGGCAAGATAAAACTTAAGGGTGATGGATATAGGCTATATGTAGATTATGTTTTTATAGGTGATTTACAGGAAAATGGTAAGGTTTCATATAGAGGCGGCGGAATTCAAATAGGCTTTATCGAAAAAATAGCTATAAATCCTGATGGTACTATTAGAGTAACTTTATTTATTACAGATAAAAATGTTATAATTCCGGTAGGGACTAGATTCTCTATACAAACCGTTGGTTTAGGACTTGGAGAAAAATATATAATGGTATCTCCTCCTGCCATAAACACAACCGGTATGACTAGTATGGCACCTAATACAATAGTAAAAGGTGTAGAGCCGTTTAGTATAGAAACTACATTAGGATCTATAGGAGATATAGGTAAGGATTTAAACTTCCAAGAATTATCAGCAGTTGTAAGTAATCTTTCTCAAACTATAAATTTGATATCAGCTGTTATAGTTGATAATCAAACTAATATTAATGATTCTATATCAAATGTAAGTGCTACTTTATCTTATGTAAATAATATTGCCAGAGATTTATCTTATGTTATAAATGATGTGGAGAAAGGAAAAGGTACTATAGGAGCGATAATGAAAGATCCTCAGATACATACTAATTTTAATGAAATAGTTGATAATTTAAGAGTATTTAGTGAAAAAATAAAAGATAATCCTTCTCTTTTGCTTTTTAGAGAACCAGAAACTAAAAAATAG